From one Dermacentor andersoni chromosome 1, qqDerAnde1_hic_scaffold, whole genome shotgun sequence genomic stretch:
- the peng gene encoding pumilio homolog 3, whose product MKAKKGSFSISTAPPKLSGVTKMPKQKRTASGLSPAKTSEPGDVKGKYAKANSRKIFPPTAGKPGKLGRAKRKKSATSEALMKVANEEKATEQQAPRPQKRGAEGNNDDASEPKKIKLVEMKKKQRKQERKKHESKFYEISKAAKRIWEDLRLKSCTAVRREELLAQLTKVVKGNIKQLIFAHDTSRVIECMEHLGTAVHRNMIFEEVKDIIVPMTKSKYAKFMVRQILRNGTAEQKQHVIKAFSTQVVSLLHHVDAAAILEVIYNEHANAFQRSLLLQEFYSRDLALFKKDRVITFADALAESTDPAKMIENLKETLMKIIDKPVVRHSIIHHVMLEFFKSADANSKSEMIRALAGSLVEMVHTKDGARVAMQCIWHGTAKDRKTVIKSFKTYVAKIAREEYGHMVLLSIFDCVDDTKLVEGVVIAELLKEPVELLMDPHGQRVLAYLVAPRDARIFHPQVVDILKEGDISSTSKKDPKVRKQELRKMPASVLGQMIADNAEELLTCGGPTSIALHVILTSLSTSEAAVAFKTIAKLLNASPYKIGKEQESSHLFDQGSARFFLKKMATHDKDIGDEGQDSFCGVIADEVSEETMSTWIGCNFGAFFLVQLLETGITKGIERVKSALEGKHNILKKCDSKGAVILRKKLQDL is encoded by the exons ATGAAAGCGAAAAAAGGCTCGTTTAGTATATCAACAGCGCCGCCGAAATTATCCGGTGTAACGAAGATGCCGAAGCAAAAACGCACTGCCTCTGGTTTATCTCCAGCGAAGACGAGTGAACCAGGAGACGTCAAAGGCAAGTACGCAAAAGCAAACAGCCGGAAAATATTTCCACCTACGGCTGGAAAGCCTGGTAAACTTGGTCGAGCTAAGCGCAAGAAGTCAGCTACAAGTGAAGCGCTGATGAAAGTTGCTAATGAAGAGAAGGCGACCGAGCAGCAAGCGCCTCGTCCGCAGAAGCGTGGCGCAGAAGGCAACAACGATGATGCATCTGAGCCGAAGAAAATTAAGCTGgttgaaatgaaaaagaagcagagaaaacaagaacgaaaaaaGCACGAGAGCAAGTTCTACGAGATCTCCAAAGCAGCAAAACGAATCTGGGAAGACCTGCGGCTCAAGTCCTGCACAGCGGTAAGGCGCGAGGAGTTGCTAGCCCAGCTGACCAAGGTAGTCAAAGGCAACATAAAGCAGCTGATCTTCGCGCATGACACGTCCAGAGTGATTGAATGCATGGAGCACTTGGGTACTGCTGTTCACCGCAATATGATCTTTGAAGAAGTGAAAGACATTATCGTCCCCATGACTAAATCCAAATACGCCAAATTCATGGTGAGGCAGATTCTTCGGAACGGCACAGCTGAACAGAAGCAGCACGTTATCAAGGCGTTCAGCACACAAGTCGTGAGCCTACTGCACCACGTAGACGCCGCAGCCATCCTAGAGGTCATCTACAACGAGCATGCCAATGCCTTCCAGCGTTCTTTGTTGTTGCAGGAGTTCTACAGTCGCGATCTCGCACTATTTAAGAAGGACAGGGTGATCACTTTCGCAGATGCTCTGGCCGAATCCACAGATCCCGCCAAAATGATTGAAAATCTGAAGGAGACGCTGATGAAAATCATTGACAAGCCAGTCGTTCGCCACAGTATCATACACCATGTCATGCTTGAATTTTTCAAAAGTGCCGATGCTAATTCTAAATCTGAAATGATTCGAGCACTTGCAGGGTCGCTTGTAGAAATGGTGCACACGAAAGATGGAGCACGTGTTGCCATGCAGTGCATCTGGCACGGAACAGCAAAAGACCGTAAGACGGTAATCAAATCATTCAAGACATATGTTGCCAAAATAGCACGAGAAGAGTACGGTCACATGGTATTGCTGTCCATCTTTGACTGTGTGGATGATACAAAGCTTGTTGAAGGAGTTGTTATTGCAGAGTTGTTGAAAGAGCCTGTTGAATTATTGATGGATCCACATGGGCAGAGAGTATTGGCATATCTCGTTGCTCCGAGGGACGCCCGCATATTTCACCCCCAAGTTGTCGACATTCTTAAGGAGGGTGACATTAGTAGCACCAGCAAAAAAGACCCAAAG GTGCGCAAGCAAGAACTTCGCAAAATGCCTGCAAGTGTGCTTGGGCAGATGATTGCCGACAATGCTGAGGAACTCTTAACTTGTGGTGGCCCTACTTCAATAGCCCTTCATGTTATTCTGACCAGCCTTAGCACAAGTGAAGCAGCCGTTGCGTTCAAAACGATAGCCAAGCTTCTTAATGCATCACCCTACAAGATTGGCAAAGAGCAAGAAAGCTCGCACCTTTTTGACCAGGGCTCTGCACGTTTCTTTCTGAAGAAGATGGCTACCCATGACAAAGACATCGGTGACGAAGGGCAAGATTCTTTTTGTGGTGTAATTGCTGATGAAGTGTCTGAGGAAACTATGTCAACATGGATTGGATGTAACTTTGGAGCGTTCTTTCTTGTGCAGCTCTTGGAGACGGGCATCACCAAAGGAATTGAACGTGTTAAATCTGCACTAGAAGGAAAGCA